The following coding sequences lie in one Ostrea edulis chromosome 8, xbOstEdul1.1, whole genome shotgun sequence genomic window:
- the LOC125660890 gene encoding uncharacterized protein LOC125660890 yields the protein MVEDHVNSGSETSELISSEEDIIELNRIDVSQMKRTDSAEETSKIEIRKEKPSESLSTKKIRCYPSEAEVAKVTEVFRERLVYTFNRKKAKYQRILSELGVNAQSHCDDIEDDCEDATEMIVSEYYPKGRIIRNSFRFGEDYSFRRLLRGVYNSFVRKKAMRITRPLDNIPKEDYDSVLQAASSELSVAYEYQLAMLADETQVNLVADHAVRCMIKYLKSEESVFNPTELLQAVIEDTPRCSIKYFDRELKTKIVKTDNFGMRVDQKWRLYDILKQPGIRIINIETGSYQYFGCFTPFGFSCRPNKYGFRGPLHVWNETEKKYTLIPKDMTSCVSSKRREITFNLKNVHHSYNPTLSCCHGNTDCN from the coding sequence ATGGTGGAAGATCACGTCAACAGCGGAAGCGAGACATCCGAGTTGATTTCAAGTGAGGAAGACATTATTGAGTTAAACCGTATTGATGTCAGTCAAATGAAAAGAACGGACTCCGCGGAAGAAACatcaaaaatagaaataagaaaggaaaaacCTTCCGAATCACTGTCTACGAAAAAGATTCGATGTTACCCTAGTGAAGCGGAAGTCGCAAAAGTGACCGAGGTTTTTCGAGAGAGACTGGTTTATACGTTCAACCGGAAGAAAGCGAAGTACCAGAGGATTTTGTCCGAGTTAGGAGTAAATGCGCAGTCGCACTGTGACGATATTGAAGATGATTGTGAAGATGCTACTGAAATGATCGTCAGTGAATATTATCCGAAAGGGCGTATCATTCGGAACTCATTTCGATTCGGTGAAGACTATAGTTTCCGAAGGCTTCTTAGGGGTGTGTATAATTCGTTTGTCAGAAAGAAGGCAATGAGAATCACTAGACCACTGGACAACATTCCGAAAGAAGATTACGACAGTGTACTGCAAGCCGCGTCCTCAGAGCTCTCTGTCGCGTATGAATATCAGCTTGCAATGCTTGCCGACGAGACTCAGGTGAACCTGGTGGCGGATCATGCAGTTCGCTGTATGATTAAATATCTGAAATCAGAGGAGTCTGTGTTTAACCCGACTGAGCTGTTACAAGCGGTGATAGAGGACACGCCTAGATGTTCCATCAAGTATTTTGACAGAGAACTCAAAACCAAAATAGTGAAAACGGACAATTTTGGAATGCGAGTCGATCAAAAATGGCGGCTTTACGATATTCTTAAACAGCCGGGCATTCGTATAATAAACATTGAGACTGGTTCCTACCAGTATTTCGGTTGTTTCACTCCATTTGGATTTAGCTGCCGTCCGAACAAATACGGCTTCCGGGGACCTTTACACGTGTGGAACGAAacggaaaaaaaatatacattgaTTCCGAAGGACATGACGTCATGTGTTTCGTCAAAGCGAAGGGAGATAACTTTTAATCTTAAGAATGTGCACCATAGTTACAATCCGACGCTTTCTTGTTGCCATGGGAACACGGATTGTAACTAG